Within Acidobacteriota bacterium, the genomic segment GGGTTGTTCGGCGTCGAAGAAGCTCGCGAAATCGCTCCGGCGATCGAAGAGTGCCGGACTAAGTACGACATCGACGTGTCGGGGCCGTGGCCAGCCGATACCCTGTTCGTGCGAGCGTGGCGTGGCGAGTTTGACGCCGTAGCCGCGTGTTATCACGATCAGGGATTGATCGCCGTCAAATGCCTCGCATTCGGGCGCGCGGTTAACGTGACGCTCGGGCTGCCGATCATTCGAACATCGGTCGATCACGGCACCGCATTTGACATCGCGGGCCGCGGGCTTGCCGATCACGGCAGCATGGTTGAAGCTATCAAGCTGGCGGCGCGTCTGTTCGCGGTTGAAAATGAAGGCAGGGCGCAGAAGACAGAATACTGACTCAGGAGGAAGGATGAGAATTGCTCTAATCGCTTTGATACTGGTGGTCGCCATGTTTTCGTCGTTCGGCTTCTTTGCTTCTACTGCCGCGGATGATCCTCTTCGGCTGCCGGACGAGAGGCACCTGCGCAACATTCGCCAGCTAAGCTTCGGCGGCGAGAACGCAGAAGCTTATTTCTCAGCCGACGGCAAGAAGTTGATCTTCCAATCGACTCGCGACGGCCGTGGTTGCGATCAGATCTACACGATGAACATCGACGGCTCCGATGTGCGAATGGTCTCGACCGGTAAAGGCCGCACCACCTGCTCCTATTTCTTTACGAACGGCAAGCGGATCACCTATTCATCAACCCATCTCGCAAGCCCCGACTGTCCTCCGAAACCGGACTTCTCGAAAGGATATGTGTGGGCAATCTATCCAGGCTTCGACGTATTCAGCGCCGCGCCCGACGGGTCCGATCTTAAACAGGTTACGAAGGCTCCCGGCTACGACGCTGAATCGGTGATCTCTCCGAACGGAAAGAAGGTGGCGTTCACCTCGATGCGCGACGGCGATCTGGACATCTACACGATGGACCTGGATGGAAAGAACGTGAAGCGCCTGACCAGCGAGATCGGTTACGACGGCGGTCCGTTCTGGTCATACGACAGTCAATGGATCGTCTTTCGCGCTAATCATCCGAAGACCGAAAAAGAAAAGGCCGACTACCTCGCTCTTCTAAAAGACAACTTGATTCGTCCGACGGCGCTTGAAATCTGGGTGATGAAAGCTGACGGCAGCGGTAAACGCCAGGTGACCAACAACGGCAAAGCCAACTTTGCGCCGTACTTCTTTCCTAACGGCAAGCGAATCATTTTCGCGTCGAATATGGCCGATCCGAGAGGCCGCGACTTCGATCTCTACGGGATAAATGTCGACGGGAGCGGTCTCGAACGCATTACCTTCAACCCGACGTTTGATGGGTTCCCGATGTTCAGCCCGGATGGAAAGAAGCTTGTGTTTGCGTCCAACAGAAATGACAAGACGCAAGGCGACACCAACGTGTTCATCGCTGATTGGGTCGACTGAAACAAGATACTCGCCGCTCAGGCTCGCGGTCGGGAAGTGGCTTGCCCCAGCTGTTTCCCAAGGCGAGAAGTACCATACTCAGGCTCGCGGTCGGGAAGGGTGGCTTGCCCCAGCTGTTTCCCAAGACTGGCATCTACCACGCGGGGGCAAGCCACCCTTCCCGACCCCAAGCTTGAGTATCACATCGCACGCACACACCACGCGTCGTCTTAGAAAAGTCTCTATTGCCAAGTCTCACCTTCTCACGGAATCAACACTATCTTCCCAAACGCTCCAGGCTGTAGCACAAGTTCGTGAGCGCGCGCCGCGTCCGCAAGCGGCATCTCTTTCCCAACAATCGGCCGCAACGTACTGTTCTCAAGTCCGGCGACAAGAGCTGCATGAATACTCGCTCGATCTTGATCAGACGTGTTGATGAGCGACATTCCCAGGATGCTCAAGTCGCGAGTCATCGCCGCGCGAGGATCTATCTCGATCGGTCCGCGACTGCCAATCACCACAACGCGGCCGTGCCTCGCAAGAACGCCGAGGTCGCTAGCCAGGTTCACGTTCGCCAACATCTCCAGGATAAGATTCACCCCATTCCCGCCAGTCAACGCGAGGACCTGATTCAGATAATCCGGCGCGTGATGATCGAGCACTTGATGCGCACCCTGTTGCGAGACATTGGCTCGTCCTTTTTCGCTTCCGCCTGTTGCAATAACACTGAGCCCTGCAGCGCGAGCCAACTGAACGGCGGCAATGCCGACTCCTCCGGTCGCACCGTGCACCAACACAATCTCGCCCGCGCGGGCCCCGGCGCGCTGAAAAAGACCGCGATAAGCCGTAGCATAAGGAACACCGACCGCTGCTCCCTGCTCGAACGTCACTTGGGACGGCAAACGGTGCACCTGAGCTTCGTGACACAGAGCCTGCTGCGCGTACGCTCCGCCGACTGTTCCCGCGACGTAGACGCTGTCGCTTGCTGCCACGCACGTCACACCTTCGCCGATCGACTCGACCACGCCTGCTGCATCCATTCCGGGAGTGTAAGGCAAGGAAGGCTTTACGACGTGCTGTCCGGACCTTATGTACACATCGACCGGGTTAACGCCAACGGCATGAACTCGCACGACCACTTGTCCCGGACCCGGTAGCAAATCGGGTACGTCTTCAAGCTGCATCACCTCAGGCCCGCCGAACTCGTGAACTCGAATGGCTTTCATTGACTCCCCTTTCTTATCGTCCAGTTGTATACCACACAGCCGTAAGCTCAAGGCAAGCCGCTTAGCGGCTTCCCACCGATAGACGACACGGTGAGCCTGTTCAGCTCCACAGCTTTGTGCAGCTCACCCTTAGGAAACCGCTACGCGGCCAGGTTGAGTTTGCGGTGCATTGGCTATCGATAAGAGGCCGCTACATGGCCGGCACATGGAGCGTGACTGGCGTGCGAAACGTCAGCTCCAATTTGCAGTAGTAAGAACTCCCAGCTTCGTATAAAATAAGCCCGTTGTACAAGCAGCCACAACGCTGCTCTTCATATCAACCCGTCGCTCAGTCAGGTTGGGCGCGGAAAAGGACAGGCAAAACTAGACTATGGGGTTCACACAAGTGCAGACGAACGGTACTCAGCCATCAAAAGCAAAGTCGAACGGCGATCTACATCATGCTCCCGCCGACGGCGGCAAGCTGATAGTTCTCACCGCGCCGCTCACCGAGACGATCGATCACGCGGGCTACTTCATTCAGATGGGTATGGCTTCCATGCCGATATGGATGGAAGGCGTGCTGAATCGCAAGTATCCCAACTGGCGCAACGTCGAGTACAACGACGACAGCTCGGCTCGCTACATGCCCGCGGGCTGCCGGGTGCTTGAGGCATCGCTCCTGCGTGAGTATTCCCCTGATGACATCGTCGCTTGCTATCCAGATGATCTTCATAAGTTCGTAGGGCCAAAGACTCGCGTTGTTGCTGTCTCGACTCACAACCCATTGGGCGTGACGTTCGCAGCCGGCGTGTACACTTCGATCTTCGGCACGTCGAAGATGCCTATCAACTCTCACTACTCGCGGTTGATGTTCGAAAAGATCAAGACCAATCCGTATCGAAACAGCTTCAAAGTGATCGTAGGCGGCTCGGGCGGTTGGCAGATCATTCAGACCGATCTCTATGAAGAGCTCGGAATCGACTGCATTGTTGAAGGGCGCAGCGAGTCTCTCGACACCCTCGATCTGTTTCGCAAAGCCATTGCCGGCGAAGACCTGCCGCGCGAGATCGAAGTCAAACACCCGACAGACCGCAACAGCATTCTCTTTCCCGACAAGCGAACCACCTTCGGCGTCGTCGAGATGACCACGGGCTGCGGCCGCCGTTGCCAGTTTTGCCTGCCGGACTTGAACCCTCAGATCGATCTTCCGAAAGAACAAATCATGAAAGCCGTGCGCGCCAACATTCGCGAAGGCAACAAGCAGATTTCGCTCGCCACCGAGGACATGTTCATCTGGGGTCAGGTGCACACCGACACCCCGTTCTACTTCCCAAATCGCGAAGCGCTTCTTTCACTCTACTCTGATATCGTGGACACGCCGGGAGTCGAGCAGCACGTGCTCAGCCACTGCACGATGGCTCCGGCCGTCGTCGATCCGCTTCTGATCAAAAAGCTCTCGGACATCTTGCTGCCGAAGAGCCCGATTCACCTGCCTTATCTCAGCTCGCATCCGCAGAAGAAAGCTCTGGTGCCGCTGATAGGTCTGGAGACCGCATCGCTGCGAATGGCGAAGATGATCATGCCGAGCAAGGGCGTTCCGTTCTCGATTGACGACTGGTCGAGCGTGGTGATTCAAGGCTTGACCACCCTGAACGCGAACAACTGGTTCCCGGCGATGACCTTGATCATTGGCAATCCCGGCGAGACCGACGAAGACACGAAGGCCACGCTCGATCTGATCTACGAAGTGGAGCGCCGCGGCCTGTTCGCATTCTTCATCCCGTCGATCTTCACGCCGTTGCATGATACGCGGATGGAAATGAAGAAGGGTGTGACCGAGACTCAACAGCTCTCGCCGCTTCAGTGGCAGTTGATGATGAAGTGTTGGAAGATGAACCTCCGGCCGGGTCAGTACAGTTGGTGGGCTCCCACGGCTTGGCGAGTCGGCGCGATCGCACTGTGGATGTACAAGCTAAGAAAGCTGAACGGCCCGAACTTCAAATGGCCGCTGTTGATGTTCTCGAGCGCGATGTCCGAGAAGATGATGGGACGACTGGGCAAGATCTACACCGGCAAGCCCATCAAAGTGAAGTCGCGCAAAGAGCTGATTGCTGGGCTGAAGCCGCACTACTTGCAGTACCTTCGAGAAGACAACGGCGACTTACCCGAAGGCTACGTGCCGCATGCTCGGCAGAATGAGCAAAAGGCTGCCTTGGCTTTGCCGGTACTTTCATGACAGGTACGTAGAAAGAACTAACGTCAACGGGTACATCTCGGTCGCCAGCGAGGAGAACAACGCAGGCAGCCGTAATTCGGCAACGGACTACGGACCACGGACCACGGACCACGGACTACGAGTTGTTGTTATGACGACATTGAACCGGCGGCGATTCATCGAACTCGGAGGCGTAGCAGGCGCGCTCGGAGCCGTTTCACCCGGGTTCGAATTCAGGGCTGCTCAGCGCGTACGTGGTGACGCGGGTCAGGACCCTGATGACCGGGTCATACGCTTGAGCGGGGACGGTCTCGGTCTCACTACGACGCAGTATTCGCGCTTCCTCGCACACCTCGCCGAGAATAAGGGTATTGTTCCAGACTCGTATATCCTTGACGGCGTAGTCGACGAATTAGAGAAACAGTTCGCCCGCATCCTTGGCAAAGAGCGCGCGGTGTTCATGCCGACAGGAACGCTCGCGAACCACCTCGCCGTAAGGGCGCTCGCCGGCGGCTCAAGCCGCGCCATCGTTCAGGCCGAGAGCCATCTATATCAGGACAGCGGCGACTGCGTACAAACGCTCAGCAACATCACGCTGATGCCGTTGGCGCCAGGCCGTGCGAGCTTCACTGCTGATGAAGTCCAGCAACTCCTCGATCAGACCCGAACCGGGCGAGTTGCATCGCGAGTCTCGGTCATCTCCATTGAATCACCTGTGCGCCGCAAGCAAGGGACGGTTTTCGATCCCGCGGAGCTGAAGAAAGTCATAGCGCTTGCGCGGCGTGAAGGCATCCGGCTTCATCTCGACGGTGCGCGTTTGTTCCTGGAGGCGGCATATGCGGGAAAAGACGTCGCCGAGTACACGCAGCCGTTCGACACTGTGTATGTGTCTCTGTACAAGTATTTCAACGCTGCATCGGGCGCGATTCTCGCGGGCCCTCGCGACTTGATGGATGGAATGTATCACACGCGCCGAATGTTCGGTGGAGGACTGAGCCACGCATGGCCCTTTGCGGCTGTGGCGCTTCACTACCTCTCGGGTTTTTCGGAACGCTTCACTCAGGCGATTCGCAGCTCCGACGAGTTGATTCGTGTTTTGGGCGAGAACGATGCTTTCACGATCGAGCGTATTCCGTCGGGCACAAACCTGTTTCATCTTCGCGTCCGAGGAACAGATGCGACTGCTTATCAGAAGAAGCTAGGGGGTTTGGGGGTCATGCTTCCGGCGCCGTCACCGGACGGTAGGTTCTTGATAGGTGTGAACGAGACTTTGAATAGGACAACTACGGCGACGCTTACTGGTACTTTCCGGCGTGGGTTGGCGAGTTAATTCTGCTGGGGGTCTAGCTGGAGCGGCGGTCGGGATTAAGGCTCGGGGACGCGTTTACATCGGCGGGGAGGACTATGAAGGTAATAAGAATCGAAGATGCGAAAAGGAGCCTCGCCGACTATGCCGCTGAGTCTGAAGAAGCCGTCGTCGTAACGATCGACGGCAAGCCCGTTGCCGCCTTGATGCCGCTTGAAAACGCAGACCTGGAGACCGTCTCACTAAGCCACAAACCCTAAGTTCATGAGAATCATTGAGCGATCCCGAAAACGCCAGCGGAAAGAAGGCGGTATTTCCAGTGACGAGATGAGGCGTCGACTCGGAATCCCTCGAGCGCGTTAGTTGTCGGGGTTGAACCGAGCATCTGCGATTGTGTCGCCAATGATCGTCAAGCTGAAGAAACCAAATACGCGATATCGAGACCTAACGTTCGGCCAGCTCTATGATGTGATTGGCATCGAAGCCGATGAACTCCGGATCATAAACAACGCTGGCCGTCCTTTCTCATATCCCCCTGATCTGTTTTGACTGGTCGATGCACGGGAACCAGCCGACTGGGTCACGGAATTCGGCGACGATGGAGAGCAGTATTCGTATCCGCCGGCGCTGAATAGACCTGGGTTCTTCGAGGACTTCTTCGACCAAAAGGCAAAGGCAGTGGCCACGTTCTGGAGGGTGCTGAATCATCGGCTTGCTGCTGCGAGTAAGGTCGCGTAACGCAACCACCGAACACGGCTGGGCGATGGCATATGGGAACGTTTCTTGTCAGATGCAAGATTGAGAATGTGGCAGATCGCGAGAAATCCGCGGTGTTGACCAAAGTAACTGGTTGATACCGGCAGCGAATACACTTGGGTACCCGCCACTACGCTTGAGAAGATCGGCATCAATCGAGAAAAGAAGGATGTCGAATTCGTGATGGCGAACGGGCAGCACATCACGGGCAGCATTGGCTTTGCCATCATCCGGCTAGACAAATACTTCACCGTTGACGAAAGTCGTCTTTGCAGAGAAGGGAGACCTCCTGCTCCTTGGTGGCGAACTCTCGAAGGCCTTACTCTTGCCGTTGATCGGAGAAAGAAGAAACTGGAAGCGTCAGGTCCCGTACCCGCTGCGTGACACGCGAATGGGAATGGAGACGCGCGTGACCGAGACGATACAGCTCTCACCGCTTCAGTGGCAGTTGATAATGAAGTATTTGGAGATTAAAAAGTGGCGGGCATGTAACCGCGCTGCCTAAACAACGGCATGATGTATGATCTGACTTGAGAGGAATGATCCTCCTGCTCCTGGTGAATGATCTCAAGAGCAAAGGCTTCGGCTCGGCGGCTCGTGATCTATCAGGTCTTCGTATCCAAGCGCTATCCCATATCCTTCGCCAATAGCCCGCGTCCAATAAGATCGATTACATTCT encodes:
- a CDS encoding radical SAM protein, which produces MGFTQVQTNGTQPSKAKSNGDLHHAPADGGKLIVLTAPLTETIDHAGYFIQMGMASMPIWMEGVLNRKYPNWRNVEYNDDSSARYMPAGCRVLEASLLREYSPDDIVACYPDDLHKFVGPKTRVVAVSTHNPLGVTFAAGVYTSIFGTSKMPINSHYSRLMFEKIKTNPYRNSFKVIVGGSGGWQIIQTDLYEELGIDCIVEGRSESLDTLDLFRKAIAGEDLPREIEVKHPTDRNSILFPDKRTTFGVVEMTTGCGRRCQFCLPDLNPQIDLPKEQIMKAVRANIREGNKQISLATEDMFIWGQVHTDTPFYFPNREALLSLYSDIVDTPGVEQHVLSHCTMAPAVVDPLLIKKLSDILLPKSPIHLPYLSSHPQKKALVPLIGLETASLRMAKMIMPSKGVPFSIDDWSSVVIQGLTTLNANNWFPAMTLIIGNPGETDEDTKATLDLIYEVERRGLFAFFIPSIFTPLHDTRMEMKKGVTETQQLSPLQWQLMMKCWKMNLRPGQYSWWAPTAWRVGAIALWMYKLRKLNGPNFKWPLLMFSSAMSEKMMGRLGKIYTGKPIKVKSRKELIAGLKPHYLQYLREDNGDLPEGYVPHARQNEQKAALALPVLS
- a CDS encoding NADPH:quinone reductase, whose protein sequence is MKAIRVHEFGGPEVMQLEDVPDLLPGPGQVVVRVHAVGVNPVDVYIRSGQHVVKPSLPYTPGMDAAGVVESIGEGVTCVAASDSVYVAGTVGGAYAQQALCHEAQVHRLPSQVTFEQGAAVGVPYATAYRGLFQRAGARAGEIVLVHGATGGVGIAAVQLARAAGLSVIATGGSEKGRANVSQQGAHQVLDHHAPDYLNQVLALTGGNGVNLILEMLANVNLASDLGVLARHGRVVVIGSRGPIEIDPRAAMTRDLSILGMSLINTSDQDRASIHAALVAGLENSTLRPIVGKEMPLADAARAHELVLQPGAFGKIVLIP
- a CDS encoding aminotransferase class I/II-fold pyridoxal phosphate-dependent enzyme produces the protein MTTLNRRRFIELGGVAGALGAVSPGFEFRAAQRVRGDAGQDPDDRVIRLSGDGLGLTTTQYSRFLAHLAENKGIVPDSYILDGVVDELEKQFARILGKERAVFMPTGTLANHLAVRALAGGSSRAIVQAESHLYQDSGDCVQTLSNITLMPLAPGRASFTADEVQQLLDQTRTGRVASRVSVISIESPVRRKQGTVFDPAELKKVIALARREGIRLHLDGARLFLEAAYAGKDVAEYTQPFDTVYVSLYKYFNAASGAILAGPRDLMDGMYHTRRMFGGGLSHAWPFAAVALHYLSGFSERFTQAIRSSDELIRVLGENDAFTIERIPSGTNLFHLRVRGTDATAYQKKLGGLGVMLPAPSPDGRFLIGVNETLNRTTTATLTGTFRRGLAS